GCGCAGCTTGCAGCTATTGCAAAGCCATCCGCGCGACACGCTGAAGATTCTCATCGACTGGACCCGCGCCACCGAGAAAGACGCCGCCCGCTCGTTGGAACTGGCCAAGCCCGGCTTCAGCAAAAACGGCCTGCTCACCGACGAAGATTTGAGCATTGAATGGGGCTTCATCCAACAACAGACCAAGAAAACCAATGTGCCAGTTGCGATTGCTCATGATATGACGCTGTTAAAGGAAACCCAACGCGAGCTAGGAATGTAACCATGAAGATCGCCGAACAAGCCGCTATTATCACGGGCGCCGGCAGCGGCCTGGGCCGCGCCATGGCGATGGGACTCGCCGAAGCGGGCGCTAAAGTTGTCGTCGCCGACGTGCGCGCTGACGGTGCCAACGCGGTTCAGCAAGCGATCCGCGGCCAGGGCGGCACGGCGGAGACCTTTATCGCCGACTTGAGCCAGGAATTCGCCGCGCAGCAGTTGATCGACTTTTGCGCGCAGGAATTCGGCCGCGTCGATATCCTTATTAACAACGCCGGCCTGCGCATGGAGGTGCACCCCGACGGCGTCTATGAAGACTGGCGTTGTTTAATCCAGCGCCCGACCCACGAAGTCCCGATCGGCGATTGGGACTTGCTCATGGGCGTCAACCTGCGCGCCGTTTACCTCTGCACCCATTTCGC
This region of Deltaproteobacteria bacterium genomic DNA includes:
- a CDS encoding SDR family oxidoreductase, translating into MKIAEQAAIITGAGSGLGRAMAMGLAEAGAKVVVADVRADGANAVQQAIRGQGGTAETFIADLSQEFAAQQLIDFCAQEFGRVDILINNAGLRMEVHPDGVYEDWRCLIQRPTHEVPIGDWDLLMGVNLRAVYLCTHFALPHMIKQKHGVIMGISSNAGHEGVAGKCAYVASKHAVEGLMKTVAKEMQPHGISANAIHPGGRVNVDGRGGQEPEVVVPLVLHLAQKDEPTITGKVIKAQDWNAGIRNL